One segment of Capnocytophaga sp. oral taxon 878 DNA contains the following:
- a CDS encoding TM2 domain-containing protein, whose amino-acid sequence MDAQKVDMFLVVNAKNFRPELVPQIRERLLSLDDSRWNALLASPLKDTLTTQVFSFLGGSLGLDRFFIGDVGLGVAKLLTCGGLGIWIIIDWFIITDAARDKNAELLALSIQ is encoded by the coding sequence ATGGACGCACAAAAAGTGGATATGTTTTTGGTAGTAAACGCTAAAAACTTCCGACCCGAATTAGTTCCTCAAATCCGTGAACGACTTCTATCTCTGGACGATAGCCGTTGGAATGCTCTCTTAGCAAGCCCGCTAAAAGACACCCTCACCACACAAGTATTTTCCTTCTTAGGAGGTTCTTTAGGCCTCGATCGCTTTTTCATTGGCGATGTAGGTTTAGGGGTAGCCAAACTCCTCACCTGCGGAGGGTTAGGCATCTGGATAATAATCGATTGGTTCATCATTACCGATGCCGCTCGCGATAAAAACGCCGAACTTTTAGCCCTCTCTATACAGTAG
- a CDS encoding AtpZ/AtpI family protein produces MAATIAICTYLGVWLDQQYPNKHSLFTIGCALFGVFAALYTIIRKALKMNKDEA; encoded by the coding sequence ATGGCTGCCACTATTGCCATCTGCACTTACTTGGGCGTATGGCTGGATCAGCAATATCCCAATAAGCACTCACTCTTTACCATAGGGTGTGCCCTTTTCGGGGTATTCGCCGCTTTGTACACTATCATCAGGAAAGCTTTGAAAATGAACAAAGATGAAGCATAA